The Gracilimonas sediminicola sequence GACACTACTTATTTTGGGGATGGGTTACCTCCTTCAGTTACATTTTATTGGCGGGTAAAAACTGTTGTGGGCGAAGACGAAAGCGAGTGGAGTGAAGTGTTTAACTTCACCACCACAGAAAACAGCGCTAAACCCAAAAGTATTGCACTAATAGCACCTGCAGATGAGGTGCAGGACTTGCCCCTTGAAATATCCTTCCTCTGGCACTCTGATTCCTATGCAGAAGAATATCAGATCAAAGTGGCGGAGGATGCAGCTTTTTCTTCCATCATTTTCAATAACTCTGACGTTGATACCTCGATTACAATTACTGAAGGCTTAGCTGAGGGTAGCACCTATTACTGGCGGGTTCGGGGTACAAACGTTTATCATGAAGGCGATTGGTCAGATACCTATAGCTTTACCACAGCTGCAGAGCCGCTTGATCCCCCCGGACTGCTTTATCCGGCAGACGGGTCAACTGGACTCAAAGATACCGTTACGGCTGTCTGGAGTGCTGTAGAAAATGCTGTCAGTTACAATTTTGAAGGATCGGAAGTTGAGAACTTTGATAACGCCGACAACTATTTTATAGAGGGCATTACAGACACAACGCTTTTCATTCCTGAACTTCCGCCTGCGCGTCAGCTCTACTGGAGAGTAAAAGCTGTAGCTGAAGACATGGAAAGTGAGTGGAGTGAGGTGTTCAGCTTTGCAACTTCACCGCTGAGTTCATTTCCGGACAGCATCAAGCTCATTTCACCGGTTCATATGGCTGAAAATCAACCGACCGAACTCACGTTTACATGGCATTCCGATGTTCATGCTGATGAATATCAGTTTCAGCTGGATGACGAAGAGTCCTTCAATTCTCCGGCCATCGACAGTGTTAGTGCTGATACCGCGTTAACCTCCAAGCCTCTGGCAAAGGGAACGTCTTGGTTCTGGAGGGTGCGTGGACTCAACGAATACGGAGAAGCTGCCTGGTCAAAGGTGTATTCTTTTTCTGTGGAAGACGAGCAACCCTCTCCGGTTCCGGCTTTACTTTTACCTGCCAATGAAGCCACAGGCCTGGAAGACTCGGTCATATTTGTGTGGAAACCTCTTCCAGAAGCTCTCAATTACGAATTCCAGGGCTCTTACGTAGCTGATTTTTCAGAAGGAATTTTCTGGGCAGATACGATAGTAGACACCACATTGACCGTCCACATTTTTCCTCCGAGCACGGTCTTTTACTGGAGGGTAAGAGGGATATTTGAGGAAGGTCTGGGTGAATGGAGTAGCACCTGGTCATTCACAACCGGACCCACAAGTTCATTCCCCAAAATACCGATTTTACATCTTCCGGGAAACGAAGCGATGGATACAGATCTGATCCTGAACCTGAAATGGTTTCCTGATGATCAACAGAAAAAATATGGCCTGGCAGTAAACTACGATGTTGAAGTCTCCACCGATGCCGGCTTTGCGGAACTGCATACTCATTTTGAAGAAGTTGAGGATACAACCGTCACTATTCAGGATCTCGCTGAAAATACGCAGTACTATTGGCGGGTTCGGGGTAATAATGAATACGGAACGGGAGAATGGAGCGAGAGTTGGTCGTTTACCACCAAGCTGCTTACTTCTTCCGAAGTCGAAAGCGGAATTCCTGACGAGTTCGCACTTCGACAAAACTATCCCAACCCGTTTAACCCATCCACCATTATCAGGTATGATTTGCCAAAATCGGTCAGCATAGATTTACGGGTTTTCGATATGCTGGGTCGGGAAGTGGCCACTCTTGTTGATGAAAATAATAAGCCGGCGGGTAGTTACTCCGTGAACTTTAATGCAGCCAACCTATCATCAGGAATGTATATTTACCGATTGAAGGCGGGTTCAATAGTTCTGACCAAAAAACTGACACTGATTAAATAAAGCGAATCAGCGAAAAGTGGTGGGTAGATTATTCTGCCCGCTGCTTCTTTTCAGCTTTGGATATATTTTAGTTATTTGTAATGAGGTGTTACCAAACCAAATCAATGAATAACGAAAAACGAACCCATGCTGATTGGAATCATATCTGACACGCACGATCACATCCCTAACCTGAAAAAAGCCATCAGGATCTTCAAAGATCGGAATGCAGAACTCATATTGCATGCCGGAGACTATTGCAGTCCGTTTATGATTCCGCATTTTGAAGGTCTGAACCTGAAAGGGATTTTCGGCAATAACGATGGTGACAAATATCTTCTGATGTCGAAATTCAGGGAGATCGGAGCCGAGCTGGCCGGCGACTTTTTGAGAACGGAACAGGGAGGGTTAACCATTGCCGTATATCATGGCACCTATGCTGAAATTACAGACGCTCTGATCGAATCAGGCAGATATGACGTTGTGATCACCGGACACACTCACGAAATGGTGTATAAAGAATCCGGAAAAACCATCGTTATAAATCCAGGCACGGCAAACGGCTTTGATGGAAAAGCATCCATCGCTTTTCTGGATACTGAGAGCAGAAATGTAGAATTCGTGGAGCTTGATTAATGAAATTTGCCAAGGCTTCAATGTTATTGCGGAATGGTTTCAGAACCCTCCGTGCAATTAAAGAAAATTTAATAGACAATTATGTTTGAAAACTATCAGAATCGCTTACAAAATAAATCGCGGCAACGACAGGTATTTAACGCGATGCTCACATTAGCTACGGGCGTTTTAACGCTTGTTTTCCCAAACTTTCTCTACCTGATTGCCGGCGCCTATCTGCTT is a genomic window containing:
- a CDS encoding metallophosphoesterase, translating into MLIGIISDTHDHIPNLKKAIRIFKDRNAELILHAGDYCSPFMIPHFEGLNLKGIFGNNDGDKYLLMSKFREIGAELAGDFLRTEQGGLTIAVYHGTYAEITDALIESGRYDVVITGHTHEMVYKESGKTIVINPGTANGFDGKASIAFLDTESRNVEFVELD